aatctagagcagtggttattcttgattcctttatcttttcttgtaagattgttcaaagattcatcaataaaattaagattgttaatataaaatgagttgagtgttaatgaaatcatatgagtgtagtgtaggattttctgcaactacactATATATGTATATGTAACACAAAAAATACGATATAGAGATCTTACCCATCTATAACAGTTCAGcacttggttcgatcagaatCTTCCTCCGTGAGAAGTCGAATTGCATTATACAATTTACGCCGAGACCCAACAACATCAACACCCATCTCTTTAAGATCCTCCAAAGTAAGTAGTGTCAAGGCATCTTCATCGACCACATGCATTTCGAATATATCGACATATTTACTAAACCCAAGACCTTCCAGCCAATCACTAACACTGTTTACTACTCTAACAGGAAATCCAATATTGCTATTGCCATTACCACAACCAGATTCAGGATCAGTATATGGGTCATCCTTAGCATCCACGGTTTCAAGGTTTTCATAAGCATCCCTTGACAATGTCTCATCAGAATCATCCCCACCTCGCGAATCAGAAACAACAGGATCAACTAAATAATCTTCCCATGCTTCTTCTTTATATGCATTTGAAATATGAGGATCCATGGAATCGTCAAACCTGTTGGTATAACCATCATCAAAGTAATCATCTAATTTCGACCCATCAAAGCTGTTATTTTTCGCTGCAGGACTTATCCTAGATCTCCAAGCTCCACCAGCAAGTCCACTATACACTCTGGTACTTCTACCTCGGCGCTTCATTACTCTACCCCTCTTAGTAACAACACCAAAATCCAACTTGGGTTTACTCATATATCCCTCATCTGAACATGTAAAATCAAAAGGTGATTTCCACGAATTAGGATTCCAATTCTCTCTATTCTGCTGGGTATCATTCTTAGCTGGACCATGACCCATTTCCATGAATTCAGAACTTGGGATTGAATATCCATAAATTGGATCATAAAATGACTGCCCAGGGTAGTTTTCCTCCTCCAAATTTTGGTTAGGTCTATGAGAAGAAGTAAAACTAGATACAGCAGCTGAAACATCTCCTATCTCATTTAACCTAACATTTGGGCGTCTCTGTCTCTTTGAATTCATACCTAACAACAACATTATCTTCaaacccaaaaattcccaaacctGAACAAAAAAAGTCAAATTGAAAAAACTGAAAAAGACTCAAAATTTAACCTAAACAACAAAAACCCAGataatgaaaacaaatttatctttctcaaatcaaaagaagaaaacaaaaccctagatttcaaaattaagaagaaaaagacaAGGAGTAAAGAAAAGAGTGTTGGTACCTTTACTTGATTAGATAGTTAGAATTTCTTCTTCCTGTTGTTCACAGTGTGCTTTGAACCTTGACTTTGTTGCTTCAATTTGAAATTTTGATtcgccaattttgttgacaatttTAACAAACAAAGAGGGAAATAAAGAACATAACAAACCTAGAGATACTGTGTATTTGAGTCTCTTTGTCTACTAGAAGAAACGTAGAGGAAGGAAGATAGCCTGTAAGAAACGGCAACTGTCGGTCTTAGTGTCCTAGTTTACTAAAATATCCTGTAAGGAAAGACACTTGCCGGTCAATTGTGAAATTCTGTACTTAATTCAGAGTATGGATCAACATTACACGTGGTGTGACTGTTTATGTGAGCTAGAGGTTTGTGATCTGATTTGTAGACCGTGGTTTCAGCTTCTAGGGCAAGTCATAGGTGTAAAAGTTTGGCGGTTGATAAAGCCATTCGGGCTCCAGATTATCCATGATTCTTCCCTTAAATAGATGAGTTATCTTACTAATTAGGATCGGGAAGGCCAGTCTAATCCCGATTATAACACATGCCGGATCAGACGGGCTTGTGGTCCTTACTACCCATTAAGCTTAACAGGTCAGGCGGGGTCGGGCAGTAGCAAAAATTTAGTTCCCATGGCCCGTCCATACTCGTGAAACAATACAGACCATGCCAGGTAGGGCCGGCCAAGCCTCAGGCCTAAGAGAtagttcaaaaattaaaaaagaatataatttagttttttttttagctCGATGAATGATGGTACATCTCTAGCTCGTTCAAATGATAGTTCAAGCAATTCATATTCATTACCGTGAAATGTTAGTCAAAATTTTCTTCAACATCAATAATTTGTCCAAAGTTGAAATTTTGGTTCCTAGTGAAATCCATCATACTGCTAGAAAACTTTATTTCATGTTATCGGACAGTCAGGCCGGGTAAATATATAGGCTACCCGGCAGGCAAACAGGCCGGGCTCCGATTTTTGAACTAACACCCGGGTCCGCCCACTTATAATTAGAGAAAACTACGGACAAAtctattttccatattttttccactgtgaaacccacgcccagAAAAACTCAGGCGCGCACCAATTTTCCGTGAGAAAATTTCTCACAAACCTAGAATTTGCAAAATTATGTTCCATTctatttttctcttctcttctttctctcgTTTTCTACTGTTCTTCTCGTCTCTCTGTCGACCTAAATTCAAAGGAATTGAGCTTGATTTTGTGTGAATAATCTCTAGGAAATTTAGTAGCTTGATGAATCGAGGGAGAAGGTGATGGTGTTGAAGTCGATTGAgctctggaagaagaagaaaagtgtaAGCTAAAAGGGTAAGGAAGTTGAAGTTAGTTCATGAAATTAGGGCTTCGTCTTGCAGTGGATGTTTGAGCTCATGCCATGGAATTGCAAAAAAGAATAGGGAGAAAGAAGGGTTTCGGTGAGTTCAACCTGAGACAGAAAAGTGGGAATCGTTGTTGAATCGAGAAGAAACTCTGGTGGTGATTTGAATCAGGGAAGAACAAGTAGCTGCTGCCATGGTACAATTTGGATTGATGGTTGGCCGACTTGTGCTATTGGCTCTGTTTACGACTTGTTACGTTTAATCATCCTCTGTTGAAAGTGAAATACTCATAATTTTTGTTGAATTCTAACACATATCGACTTGAATTAATCGATTAGGGGGACCAAGCTTCAATCATAGGAGGTGCCATAGATTTTGTGAAAGAACTTGAGCAATTGTTACACTCTCTCGAGGCTAAGAAGAGAACGAGAACGTCTTTAGAGGATTAGGATGACAATGAGAAGGTTGGTGCCGAAGAGAGGAGGAACAGAAACTGCGATATTCATTCCTCATTGGCTCCATTTCTTGGGTTCTTCTCAGCGCCCTAGTACACCTCTTACTCATCATCCTTGTTTCTTAAAAATGATGCTGGGGGAGAAtatgaggaggaagaggaggaggtgaTTAATGAGGATGAATCGAGGATGATGAGCTCTAATAAGATCAAGCACAGTAGTAGTAATGAGCACGATTACTACTCTTTGTCATTGTTATCGCCATCGTCTTGGTTGGGCGTGGACATTGAAGTTGTAGTGGTTCAAACACACGTGAACCTGAAAATTCACATTATGTGGTCCAAATTTTCAGCAGTACCAACAACCAGTTACATCTGATTAAATAATTGACTATATGTTATTATTCTTACTAGTTAACTCACTGCAAAGACATGACTTGCTTCCAGGATTTAGGAAAAACTGGAGCACATTAACAGCCACTGCTTACCAATCTTCTCGTAGGACTGCTGCTAACCAGGTGAAAGAGtaggggagaagatggtggaagCTGAGAACTGCTGATACCCATGTAGGGGATGATAGGacgattatttttctttttcatttctgaGTGTAGAAAAACAACCTTTAATTCCAGGAAAAAAATTGTGATGCTGCTTCTGCAGGAAAGGCAAATGTGGAGCTGTAGCCTGTAGGTTGCAGGCAGCAGGACCACCACCAGCACTGACTCTGAAAGTCTTGTGACCTGAGATTCTACTTCGACAACACAAGTCACAAAAAGGATGCCCACTCTGTTAAAGTAGTCAGTGTTGTTGACCTTATTTTCTTAAAGGTCGGCACTCATCTGTAAATCatgatttttatctctttttcttaacaatcttgtttgttttctttgttgTCTTAACCTTCCTTTCATTGGTTTTAACAAACTTCGgtaaaatagaaaaaataatgAGTAAAGTaagaaaatggaggtgtgaatagtgatgcataacaggttatgcatctacaaaatttgttgcataagtTGTTATGAATTCTCAAAATTAGTTGCATAACATGTtctgcaacttttttttttgcataacttgttatgcagtccagaaaacggttgtataacacgttatgcaactaattttttctcagtattgaaactaacaaaaaataaggttgcataacttgtcatgcaacTACAATAatactacataacatgttatgcagtcgtgaaaaatggatgcataacctgttatgcatccgaaaatatgactgcataaggcattatgcatcgagaaaattgttgcacaatcttttatgcatcgagaaaatagatgcataacctgatatgcatccgtaaatatggatgcatactgcattaaattttatgtacgcactaaagtcaaccaaaacaatggttacataacttgttttagatgcataactttgttatgcaaatgcataatttgttatgcagtcgagaaaatggttgcataattcgttatgcatctgcataatgtgttatgcatcgtttttggtggctgcataatggttatgcagtcagttttcgaaattttgcctaaaatgaagaTCACCTCCGATATTTTCATGAtaaacaaaaatttgatgttgttgtttgtactcgttgcgtagctctcttaaaaagatttccaatgatataaaacttgtaaaatttcaaggcgcggatttttagatatgttatatccaagttgcgttgccaattatgcccctgatgcataacctgtcatgccgatgcataatccgtcatgcagacatttttaataatttcatataattatgggtgtcacggaaataattatgggtgtcacagtacctaaaattaattgtgggcctgataatgagaatattatttttttggggccTACGCCTAATTTTTCCTTATAATTATCGGGCAGGCCGGGCAAGCCCATGACAGGCTGTCAGGCGCCCATGGGCTCCTTCGGACCCGGGCGGTACACAGCAGGCCGAAGGCTTCTGGGCATTTTGTACACCCCGATTACTAATCAGGGGATattttctaaaactacccttttaattgattattattactataagaaatatgtataactttatagccatgtttatattcgttacataggtgttttaaaatgcttttcaacagtgtaaagtttacgaaaaaacgtggtatagtttaagagataaatcatttctaagttttactagttattatccataaggatataattgtaaaaaatactaaTAAACATGCTCCCTTTTCCTcattgccttaagaattgtgcaaactacggctagctcatctaatttgggacggtgGGAGTATTACATATTCTGTCAAAAACATCAAAAATAGCTCAACTCGTTTTAAAGTATCAACTATGTGTATGTTGGAAACTGGTTTAACCGACCTGGTGAACCAATGTTTTCAGTCTAGAATACCCTTCCTGGTTGAGTTAGTCCCTAGCTTACGGTTAGACCAAGGAAAATGGACTCGACGTAGTTTGTTTGCGAACCGAATCAAAACGGGTCAGGATTTTGTCTTTAATTTGGGCATCTTAATGTAATTCTATTGCTCCTTTTCCTTTCTAAATCGACGCGAGTTATAGTAGTTACTGAATTTTTGGATCGAAATCGAAATGGTTGTTGGATCAAAGGTCTATAAGTATTGAAGGCTCAGTGAAAGTATCAGTAGCTTCATTTTTGCTTTAAAATGTTACAACTTAGATTTTGCTCATTCTTTCGATCTTGGGAAACTTCAAGTTTTGTTTGATTGTTCTCAGATATCGTAAATGAGAAGGGAACTTCAAGTTTTGTGATTGATGTTGCTCGTTTTCGTATATTGTAAATGAGAAGGGAGTCTTTCTTAGTTTGTTTTAAAGATTTGCTTAGGTAATTCtgttgttccaaaaataaatgtTAAGCACATCGAGTTAAAATGTGTCTTAAATATCTTAATTTTCAGTATAGGGAGtgtgtttactttttttttttttttataagaagacTTGAAATTAGCCAATTAACATGGTTTTATAAGTCTGGGGAAAGCACTGCCCCGGAGGTCCTCATCTAAAACAGAAACCAAAAAAGGAGAAGATGTACGAAACCATTCATAATTACAACCAATACTAAGTGCGATTTTCTCCAAAATATTAGCAACACTACTACCTTCTCTATACTTATGCACAATAGAAAAGTTATCAAAAAGACCGACCAAAAACTTAATGTCTGCAAGAACATCAACAAAAAACCAAGGCACATCGAAGCAACCTTGAATTAAGTTTACAAAGAGTCACTTTTCACCATGATGTCCTTCTGGTCCAACTTAATAGCTAATTCGAGACCGTGCTTAACTGCCCACACCTCCGCCATATTATTTCGATTTTTGAAGATGTACTTAGAGAATGCAGCCAAGAAAGTTCCGCTATCATCTCGAAGGAGGCCACCGATTCCTGTTAAACCAAGAAGATTATAAGCTCCATTCAACTTCACAAAATTTGGTGGTGGTGGATCACATCCTACATGTATCACATCTTTTCTTATGGAGTTGTTATGCACACTAGCATGAGCATTATAAAAATCAGTAGCTTTGAAACAAGTTTCCCGAATAATAGACATGAAATTGTACACTTTCCCCTGGAATACATGATTATTTCGGGCCAGACAAATTGACCACAATATAAAAGGCATAATAGTATGAGCCAAAGTTGGATCATATTGTGGAAATAAGGAAGCTTGAGATATAACAGAATTGATATCAATAACTTGAAAAGGGAAAGACCAACTCCATTGATCATGGTAGTTTTCCTCCTCCAAATTCTGGTGAGGTCTATGAGAAGAAGTAAATAAAGATAAAGCAGTTGAAACATCTCCTATCTCATTTAACCTAACATTTGGGCGTCTCTGCCTCTTTGAATTCATacctaattgttagagcactgttcggtcgaactcgcaagcgttgctatctcaagcttgtttgtcaagtttagttttcaaaactataagtcttgatttctagtctacttatagataattctcggattaggatagtaagtgtagttgagctttagacttcacggcgtttatcgaatgaagacaaagaactactcaagggaacttgtggaaattcatcaacaaaaggtatgtggagacttgaactcatctatcactcaaaaatctatctactctatctcttatttgagacaaaaagtcgtattgctatatagacttcaattatacacattcgacatttcgagccgaatttatctcgcttatctatttctcgaaatatgtgttggtaagctttctttttaaccaagttcatcttttattcttgatgaaagtcaaaagatgatcatgtgaattttcctggtaacatcttacatgatttgtgtgagacagtcatttgatgtaggcctggaatgtttcgtattgattatttcaataacttgaaaattgctttgatgctaatagttagtcATTTGACGTAGACAGTCATTAGTGTGTATTCActtttgtgtaaagtccaaaaccgggaaccatggtatgcgtacccgtacgcgtactggttggttgttggaagtccgggaactaagtatgcatacccgtacgcgtactggcggaagctCAAGTACGTAAATTTCTTCTAGAGTTTGGAAAAGTATTATGGTATgtatactcgtacgcgtactggcgaaaccaaactcagtccggctacttagtgtagatggtggattttcaacaagggctaaattcgtaaactcataattatacgaagctctgattcagcaatcaaacgtgagtatcgagacacgggtctctcatcgaattctcaacggagagtactttctctcagagtacatgtagatatatagtctcacgactggacaatgacatatctcatgaatactgaatactttcagtgattatttctatatagcatcacgagatggacggctcctagatagcttgctatgatagtatagagcgataacgtcttcaggaacaaacaacaagtttaccctgactatataaaggatatgatttaccggcaagctcgtatcaggataattaatgctcctagacagcttgctctgctagtatagagacacaaagttaattattcctaattacaatcgctcctatttcatggtcgaatccacgactggtcccatggaatgacaataataattgttctgattctatgatcgaatccgcagcttgatctcatagaatagcaataactatattatctcattactccgatttcatgatcgaacccataaatggtctcataaatggtaatagataaaccttaattactctgattctatggtcgaatctacgatcccatggaatggtaatgctcactttgttATTCTGAACTTGTAGTCgtatcctcagctgatcctatgaattaataataaacatcttattacttagttttgtgaattattcaccactgaattccacaattagtaataaataatcaacaaccgggcgtctgagctacctctaagtaagtgatttatgatttttcgagGGATGTAGTaattaggattcgtttcagacttgtgaaggaaatggaatttttagatttaataaatatatacaaaaaatattaacaatatgggcaagagtactgggactaaagattcggcctcttttttttttcaaatggttcagaaattaattctagcaattatagttcaaaaaaaaaaaacattaactctagtttattgccaagatagattttataaaatattact
This genomic stretch from Papaver somniferum cultivar HN1 chromosome 5, ASM357369v1, whole genome shotgun sequence harbors:
- the LOC113281867 gene encoding uncharacterized protein LOC113281867 — translated: MLLLGMNSKRQRRPNVRLNEIGDVSAAVSSFTSSHRPNQNLEEENYPGQSFYDPIYGYSIPSSEFMEMGHGPAKNDTQQNRENWNPNSWKSPFDFTCSDEGYMSKPKLDFGVVTKRGRVMKRRGRSTRVYSGLAGGAWRSRISPAAKNNSFDGSKLDDYFDDGYTNRFDDSMDPHISNAYKEEAWEDYLVDPVVSDSRGGDDSDETLSRDAYENLETVDAKDDPYTDPESGCGNGNSNIGFPVRVVNSVSDWLEGLGFSKYVDIFEMHVVDEDALTLLTLEDLKEMGVDVVGSRRKLYNAIRLLTEEDSDRTKC